CAGGTCAGCGCCCGTTTTTGGCGGCCGCGCGGCAGCAACACGGCGATTGCGGCCACGGTCAGGGCCGCCAGCGCCAGAAGCAGGTGGGCCGTCCCCAGCGGGCTCAGAGGGTTGGGAACGATCAGGCCCGAATCCGTGTGCGCCCAGACGCTCGCAACCCGCAGCAGTGTCGGCCAGAAAAACGCCGGGGCAAGGCCGATGATCAGGCAGCATGCACCCAGCACCGTCATGGCCGCACGCATGCCAACTCCGCATTCGCGGGCTTTTGCCACATCTTCGGAACGCGGCGCGCCAAGAAAGACCACGCCGCAGACCTTGACGAAGCAGGCCAGGGCCAGAGCGCCGGTCACGCCCAGCAGGATGGCCGCGGGCAGCGCGCCGAGGGCCACGCCGGTCTTGAGACGGCCGGCGTCAAGCAGTCCCCGGTAAACCAGCCATTCGCTGACGAATCCGTTCAGCGGCGGCAGTCCGCTGATGGCCATGGCCCCGAGGGTGAAGAGCGAGGCCGTCCAGGGCATGGCCTTCCAGAGTCCTCCCAGGCGGCTCATCTCCCGGGTCCCCGTTGCGTGCAGCACAGACCCCGCGCCAAGAAAAAGCAGCGCCTTGAAAAGCCCGTGATTCCAGACATGGAGCAGCCCGCCGGTCAAGGCCAGCAGTCCCCACTCGGGGCGGCCATGGTCCAGCGCAATCATGGCGAAACCCAGCCCGAGGAGGATGATGCCGATGTTCTCCACGCTGTGATAGGCCAGCAGACGCTTCAGATCATGCTGCCCAAGGGCGAAAGCGACGCCAAGGACCGCGCTGGCGGAGCCCAGCCCGGCCACGACCCAGCCTGCGCCCTCGGGCAGGGGAAGCCAGGAGCTGAACCGGACCAGTCCGTAAATTCCCATTTTGATGGCCACGCCGGACATGATGGCCGAAACATGGCTCGGGGCGTTTGCGTGCGCCGAGGGCAGCCAGATGTGCAGCGGAAAGACGCCGGCCTTGATGCCGAAACCCGCAAGGGCGACCCAGAAGAGGGGGGCCAGGGCGGTTTGCGAAGTCATGGGGCCAAGTTCCCAGCTGCCTGTTTTTGCGGCCAGGGTGGCGAAAAATCCGAAAAGGGCCAGTGTCCCGGCGTGGGAGGCAATGAGATAAAGGCGCCCGGCGGCCCGGACCTGGATGTTTTTGCGGTCGAGAGTGACCAGAAAATAGGCGGTCAGCGCAAAGGCTTCCCAGGCGAAGAGAAAGTGCAGCCCGTTGGACTGGGTCAGCACCAGGCCCATGGAGGCCAGCATGGCGCTCCACCACAGGCGGCTTTGTCCGGCGGAACGGGGATGCGCCTTTTGTGCCCAGTATGTCTGGCTGTACAGGGCCCCCGTGGCGCCAACGACGGTCAAAAGCAGTAAAAAAAAGGCGCTGATTCCATCCAGGCGCATGAAAACGAGCGTACCGCCAAGTGTCCAGGCGCTGTGCCATTCCCAGACCGGACCGCCTGACAGGGTCCTGGTTGCAGCCCAAAATGCGCATGCCGATGCCGTCAGAGTGGAACTGATCCACCAACGGGGAAATGCATGGCTCGTGCCCAAGCCAATGATCGTTGCTCCCAACGCGCATGCTAGTAAAAAATCTTGTTCCATTTTTCTGGGAAAGTGAAAAAAATCACTTTTTCTTCTCTATTTTCATATTGTTTGAATGATGCGTTGAGAAAGATCATGGTTATCACTTCATGCAGAAGTGACTGCACGGAAAACTTATTTTTCGTTTTTTGGATAGATAAAATTTTCAGAGTAATATTTAAAATTACAGTGAATTAATCTGGAAGCCTGTACGTTATCGTATCCACTCCCGGGGATATGCCTCTCAAAATAGAGAGTCAAGGAAATGAAGTCGCTAAAATGAGGTTTGTGCACGCGCGGGTGTTTTTGGTCGCAAAAGGCCTGTTTTCAGGGGCGGGTATCGCGAATGAGGGCAAAGACATGTTGTTTCAAGGAGTTGTCATTTGACTGTTGCGCGGTCGGGTGGAATCCCCCCTGGGGCGACGTTGTCCGGGGCGAAAGGATGGTTTTCGAAGTTACGGAAATGGCGTGCGCGCAAAGTTTTTTTTACGGGGTAAATCCGTAAAAAATGGAGGAATGGCTTGACTCCCCAAGAGATGCATGGGTAAGGGTGGTAAAAAGTGGTAAAAAGTGGAAAGGACTGAGGAGGCAGCATGTTCAGAGGGCATTCACAACGTACGCAAGATCCCAAGGGACGGCTCATGCTGCCCCCTGAATTTCGCGACGAGGTGTTCGCCAATTCCCCGGACGGCAAGCTTGTGCTGACCAACTTCGACGATTGTGTAGCTGCCTACCCCCTGCCAGAATGGGAAATCATTGAACAGAGTTTTTCCAAGTTGAACATGGCTGATCGCAAGGTTCGGGATTTTCACCGCTTTTTCATTTCCGGCGCAGCCGAGGTGACCCTCGACAAGCAGGGACGGATTCTTGTTCCACCACATCTGCGCAATTACGCGGGCTTGCAGAAGGACATCATTCTGGCCGGAGTGGGACGGAAGTTCGAAATTTGGGACCAGGAGCGTTTTGAGGCAGGACGCAACGCCCTGCAGGAGAATGTCGATCAGGTCATGGATGATCTGGCCGAAAAAGGATTTGAACTACGGTTCTGATCGGAGGAGCCATGGACGCATATTCCGATCACATTCCGGTCATGCTCGAAGAGGTCATGCATTGGATCGCGCCGAAACCCGGCGGGTTCTACATGGATGCGACCCTGGGCCTTGCTGGACATGCTGCCCGGTTGATGGAGATTACCGATGGGCAGGCCCTGCTTTTGGGGCTGGACAGGGACGAACAGGCCCTGGCCAAGGCCGGGGAGAGGCTGGCGATGTACGGAGAAAACGTACAGCTGGCCCATACGTCGTTTCAGCATTTTCCCCAGGCCCTGCGGGAGATTGGCTGGGACAGGCTTGACGGCGTGATCGCCGATCTGGGCGTGTCTTCACTGCAACTGGACAGTCCCGAACGGGGCTTTTCCTTCCTGCAGGACGGCCCTCTTGACATGCGCATGGATCCTGGTTCAGGCGGTGAGCCCGCATCGGCCATCGTCAACGGAGCCTCTTTCGAGCGGCTGCGCCAGCTCCTGTGGGATTACGGCGAAGAGCCCATGGCCGGGCGCATCGCGCGGGCCATCGTCAAGATCCGCGAGACGGCCCCGATCGAATCGACCCTTGAGCTGGCCCGCATTGTGGCCGCGGCCTACCCGGCCAAACGGCGCGCATTGTCGCGCAATCATCCCGCGACCAAGACCTTCCAGGCCCTGCGGCTGGAAGTGAATCAGGAGTTGCGGGAAATTGAATTTTTTCTGGAGCGCGTCGTCGATTATTTGCGGCCGGGCGCGCGCATCGCAGTCATATCCTTTCATTCTTTGGAGGACCGCATCGTGAAGAGGGCTTTTCGCAAGGAAAGTTCCGCTTGCCTGTGTCCTAGGGAGTACCCCGTATGTCAGTGCGGACACACGCAAAAGCTCAGGCTCCCCTTTCGCAAGCCGCTCATTCCCACCGAAGAGGAGATGCGGTCCAACAGCCGCAGCCGCAGCGCCAAGCTGCGCGTGGCGGAGAGGGTTGATGGAGAGGCGCAGTGAGCGAGGGCGGCAAGGGATATTTGAGCATGGGGGTCATGTTCCTGGTGACCATGATTCTCGGATTGGGACTGGTGTGGGTCAATATCGAACGGGTTGATCTGGCTTATGAATTGAAAATTCTCGAACGCGAGTTGCAGGAAAAGCAGGATCAGAATTCGAAACTGCAGGTGGAGCTGCATTACCTGCTCGCTCCGGCGACTCTGCGCGATCGGGCTGAAAAAGCGGGGTTGCAGCCTCCAAGGCGGGATCAGATACGTACCATGCAGCAATAGGCAGGACTGGGCTTAAAAAGTGACAAAAACCGGAAGCAAGCCACCCAAGGACAGAAGCCGCGGCAAGATACTTTTTGCCGGGGTTCTTTTCGCGTTGGCGCTGATGGGGCTTTGGGCACGTGCCTATTACGTGCAGGTGGTCAAGGGGCCCGAGTACGCGAAGATGGCCAATCGCCAGTACTGGGCCTCGGAGACCGTGTCCGGAAAGCGCGGTGAAATTTTTGATCGCAACGGCCTCCTTTTGGCCAAATCGATCGCGACCCCGTCCGTCTATGTCCGCCCCAACGAGATCAAGGACCCCTGGACCGTTTCGCAACGCCTTGGCTCCATTCTGGGAATGAGCCCCAAGGGCCTCGCTTCCAAGATGGGGCCCAAGAAGCGTTTTGTGTGGGTGGCACGCAAGATCAGCGACGCTCAGGCGGAGGCGATCAAGGCCGAGATGCTCCCCGGCGTCTATCTGGAAACCGAGAACTCCCGCCAGTACCCGCAGGGTCACATGGCCGGGCAGCTGCTCGGCTTCGTGAACATGGACGGACACG
This portion of the Desulfomicrobium macestii genome encodes:
- a CDS encoding FtsB/FtsL family cell division protein, which codes for MSEGGKGYLSMGVMFLVTMILGLGLVWVNIERVDLAYELKILERELQEKQDQNSKLQVELHYLLAPATLRDRAEKAGLQPPRRDQIRTMQQ
- the mraZ gene encoding division/cell wall cluster transcriptional repressor MraZ — its product is MFRGHSQRTQDPKGRLMLPPEFRDEVFANSPDGKLVLTNFDDCVAAYPLPEWEIIEQSFSKLNMADRKVRDFHRFFISGAAEVTLDKQGRILVPPHLRNYAGLQKDIILAGVGRKFEIWDQERFEAGRNALQENVDQVMDDLAEKGFELRF
- the rsmH gene encoding 16S rRNA (cytosine(1402)-N(4))-methyltransferase RsmH yields the protein MDAYSDHIPVMLEEVMHWIAPKPGGFYMDATLGLAGHAARLMEITDGQALLLGLDRDEQALAKAGERLAMYGENVQLAHTSFQHFPQALREIGWDRLDGVIADLGVSSLQLDSPERGFSFLQDGPLDMRMDPGSGGEPASAIVNGASFERLRQLLWDYGEEPMAGRIARAIVKIRETAPIESTLELARIVAAAYPAKRRALSRNHPATKTFQALRLEVNQELREIEFFLERVVDYLRPGARIAVISFHSLEDRIVKRAFRKESSACLCPREYPVCQCGHTQKLRLPFRKPLIPTEEEMRSNSRSRSAKLRVAERVDGEAQ
- a CDS encoding proton-conducting transporter transmembrane domain-containing protein; protein product: MRLDGISAFFLLLLTVVGATGALYSQTYWAQKAHPRSAGQSRLWWSAMLASMGLVLTQSNGLHFLFAWEAFALTAYFLVTLDRKNIQVRAAGRLYLIASHAGTLALFGFFATLAAKTGSWELGPMTSQTALAPLFWVALAGFGIKAGVFPLHIWLPSAHANAPSHVSAIMSGVAIKMGIYGLVRFSSWLPLPEGAGWVVAGLGSASAVLGVAFALGQHDLKRLLAYHSVENIGIILLGLGFAMIALDHGRPEWGLLALTGGLLHVWNHGLFKALLFLGAGSVLHATGTREMSRLGGLWKAMPWTASLFTLGAMAISGLPPLNGFVSEWLVYRGLLDAGRLKTGVALGALPAAILLGVTGALALACFVKVCGVVFLGAPRSEDVAKARECGVGMRAAMTVLGACCLIIGLAPAFFWPTLLRVASVWAHTDSGLIVPNPLSPLGTAHLLLALAALTVAAIAVLLPRGRQKRALTWDCGYRAPSSRMQYTAGSFAGIITAWFGWILRPAVKVSLPDDIFPAGSSLESRTPETVLEQVVIPAATHILRLADFVRTFQHGRVQSYLLYLCAAILVLSIAVLL